CCTTGAGCACCTCGCCGCGCAGCTCGTCCCAGATGGCGGCGTGCAGCTCCAGGAAGCGCGGCGTCATCTTGACCTCGGCCACATCGCGCGGGCGCTCGATGTCGATCGCGAACTCGCCGATGGGGTGCGAGGCCGGGCCGGCACTCAGCACCACCACCCGGTCGCTCATGGCAATCGCCTCGTCCAGGTCGTGCGTGATGAACAGCACGGCCTTTTTCTTGCGCTGCCACAGGTCGAGCACCTCGTTTTCCATGAGCTGGCGCGTCTGGATGTCCAGTGCCGAGAACGGCTCGTCCATCAGGATGATGTCCGGATCCATGACTAGGGTCTGTGCCAGGCTGGCGCGCTTTCTCATGCCGCCGCTCATCTGGTGCGGGTAGCGATCCCCGAAATTGCCCAGGCCCACGCGGCGCAGCCAATCCTGCGCCTGGGCGCGGGCCTGCGCCTCGGGCACGCCGCGAAACTGCAGACCTGCCATGACGTTGGCCAGCGCCGTGCGCCAGGGCATCAGGCTCTCGGCCTGGAACATGTAGCCGGCGCGGGCGTTGATGCCCGCCAGCGGCTGGCCGAAGATGCGCACGCTGCCCTCGGAAGGCACCAGCAGGCCAGCAGCCACGTTGAGCAGCGTGCTCTTGCCGCAGCCCGTGGGGCCGACCACGCTGACGAACTCGCCGGCGCCCACGGTCAGGTTCACGCCGCTCACGGCGGTGTAGCGCTGAGCGGGGTTGTCCTTGTCCGTGAAGGTGCAGGCCACCCCTTGCAACTCGATTGCGGGAGCACTCATTGCCACATCAGCCCTTGGGATATTTGGCGTTGGCCCGCTTGACGAAATCGTTGGTGTAGATGGCATTCAGATCGACCTTCTTCGCATCCAGCTTGGGGTCGATGCTGGCCAGCGCGCGCAGGGCCGTCTCCGCGCCCCTGGCCGGGAAGCTGCCATCGGGCGACAAGGCCTGCTTGGACGCCAGAAAGCCATCGATATAGACGGCCCGGTCACCCAGCAGATAGCTCTCGGGCACGACCTTGATGACATCGCCGCCGCCGGCCTGCTGGATCCACTTGTCGGCACGCACCATGGCGTTGACCAGGGCCTGGGCAGTGTTGGGGTTCTTGTCCAGGAACGGCTGCGGCGCGTACAGGCAGCCCGCCGGCATGGGGCCGCCGAAGACCTGCTCGGCCTCGTCCATCTTGCGCGTGTCGGAGACGATCCGCAGGTCGCCCGAGCGCACCAGCAGCGTGATGACCGGATCAAGGTTGGAGATGGCATCGATCTGCCCGGCACGCATCGCCGCCACGGCGCCATTGCCCGCACCCACGCCGACGAAGCTCACATCGCTGGGTTTGAGCCCCGCCTTGGCCAGCACGTAGTTGGCGACGATGTTGGTGGAGCTGCCCGGCGCCGTGACGCCAATCTTCTTGCCCTTGAGATCAGCCACCGACTTGAAGTTGGGCATGGTCTTGGGGTTGACGCCCAGCACCACCTGGGGCGCTGCGCCCTGCAGCACGAAGGCGCGCATGGGTTGGCCCTTGAGCTGCATGTTGATGGTGTGCTCGAACGCGCCCGAGACCACATCGGCACTGCCACCCACCACCGCCTGCAGCGCGCGCGAGCCGCCGGCAAAGTCCACGATGGTGACGTCCAGCCCCTCATCCTTGAAGTAGCCCTGCTGCTCGGCAATGGTCAGCGGCAGGTAATAGAACAGGTTCTTGCCGCCGACAGCGATGGTCAGCTTGGTTTTTTCCAGCGTCTGGGCGAAGCTGAAGCCGGGCAGCGCGGCAGCGGCCAGGCCGCCGGCGATAAGGTGGCGTCGTTGCATAGTGAGGCTCTCCTGTTGTCAGAAAAAAAACATCCTCGGCGGCTGGCACGGGCCAGCGGCGGGGCGCAGCGGGCCATGATAGCCACGTACCCTTGACATCCTCCCCCGCCTAAAGGCGTGGGATTCCTACCGCGCTCATTGCAGGCGCAACGCCTGAACCAGTCGCCTCGGCGGGTTCCTGCTTCACCGAGGCTGCACGCTTGGCCCTTGCGGGCCTTGCACGGCTGACGTCCTCTCCACAGGCTGCTACGCGGTGTCCCCGCGCCAGTATGTTGATCGCGCCGGTGTGATCGGCGTGGCCTTCGCGCCCGCATTCGATGCACCTGAACACGGCCTGCGCCCTGCGGTTGTCCGCGCTCACGCAGCCGCACTCGGGGCAGGTTCTGCTGGTGTTGTGCGGCGGCACGGCAATCAGCATTCCCCCAGTCCAGGCCAAGGCGTTTCAGAGCCGTTGCGCCATGCGGTCAGGTGCTTGGCCAGCGCCACGTAGCCGATGAATTTGCCGCCCGCTTCATGGTTGGCCTTTTGCAGCGCCAGCGCCTTGTTGAAGACGAAACGGCACGCCCCGGCAAAGCGGCGCATGGCAAGCGCTTGCCCGCCGTTGGGGCGAAGCTCGAATTTGAAGGCTTGCAGGCGTTGCATACCTGTATGAATAGACAGTTATTTCAGGACGCCTTCGGTGTCCGCGCTTTCCTTCCCAGCCCTGAAGGGCGGGCTTTGACGCGCAATCCGATCACTGTCCGACCCGTAGAAACCGCAACTCCCGCCGCCCCCAGATCCAAGGGTCTCAAGATGCTCTGCCTGTCTCACCCCAGATTCGGCGCCAGCCGCCGGCGCAGCTCGTCCACGTCCATGCTCCGGCGCTGCGCCATGTCCTGCACCTGGTCGTCGCCGATCTGCCCAACGCTGAAATACGTCGCCTGCGGGTGGGCGATGTAAAAGCCGCTGACACTGGACGCCGGGTACATGGCGAAGCTGTCGGTCAGCTCCATACCGATCTCGGGTGCATCGAGCACCTTGAACAGATCGACCTTGGCCGTGTGATCCGGGCAGGCCGGGTAGCCGGGCGCGGGGCGGATGCCCTGGTATTTTTCCTTGATGAGATCCTCGTTGCTCAGGGTTTCATCCGCCGCATAGCCCCACAGATCGCGGCGCACGCGCTCGTGCAGGCACTCGGCAAAAGCCTCGGCCAGACGGTCGGCAATGGCCTTGAACAGGATGTTGGAGTAGTCGTCCAGCGCGTCCAGGAATTCCTTTTCCTTCTTCTCCGCGCCTATGCCCGCCGTGACGGCGAACAGGCCGGCGTAGTCGGCAATGCCCGACTCCCTGGTCGCCACGAAGTCCGCCAGGCAGCGGCTGGGGCGCAGCCGGCCCTCGGCGTCCACCTGCTTTTCCGTCTGCTGGCGCATCCCGTACCAGGTCATCAGCACTTCGCTGCGCGTCTCGTCGGTGTAGAACTCGATGTCGTCGCCCACGCGGTTGGCCGGGTAGATACCCAGCACGCCATTAGCCGTGAGCCAGCGGCCCTCGATGATCTTCTTCAGCATGGCCTGGCCATCGGCATAGACCTGTCGCGCCTGTTCGCCCACCACTTCATCGTCCAGGATGGCCGGAAACGGCCCGGCCAAGTCCCAGGTCTGGAAGAACGGCCCCCAGTCCAGATAGCGCACCAGCTCGGCCAGGTCGAAGTTGCGCAGCACGCGCCGGCCCAGGGCGCGCGGCACGGTGGGCCGGAACTGCACGAAATCCACCTGCGTAGCATTGGCGCGGGCCTTGTCGATGGGCCACAGCGGCACGCGCTTCTTTCTGGCGTGCAGCTCGCGCACGTGGTCGTAGTCGGCCTGGACTTCGGCCAGGTACTGATCCTTGCCCTCGCCCAGCAGGCTCTGCGCC
This portion of the Melaminivora jejuensis genome encodes:
- a CDS encoding ABC transporter ATP-binding protein, coding for MSAPAIELQGVACTFTDKDNPAQRYTAVSGVNLTVGAGEFVSVVGPTGCGKSTLLNVAAGLLVPSEGSVRIFGQPLAGINARAGYMFQAESLMPWRTALANVMAGLQFRGVPEAQARAQAQDWLRRVGLGNFGDRYPHQMSGGMRKRASLAQTLVMDPDIILMDEPFSALDIQTRQLMENEVLDLWQRKKKAVLFITHDLDEAIAMSDRVVVLSAGPASHPIGEFAIDIERPRDVAEVKMTPRFLELHAAIWDELRGEVLKGYQQQLQRA
- a CDS encoding ABC transporter substrate-binding protein, coding for MQRRHLIAGGLAAAALPGFSFAQTLEKTKLTIAVGGKNLFYYLPLTIAEQQGYFKDEGLDVTIVDFAGGSRALQAVVGGSADVVSGAFEHTINMQLKGQPMRAFVLQGAAPQVVLGVNPKTMPNFKSVADLKGKKIGVTAPGSSTNIVANYVLAKAGLKPSDVSFVGVGAGNGAVAAMRAGQIDAISNLDPVITLLVRSGDLRIVSDTRKMDEAEQVFGGPMPAGCLYAPQPFLDKNPNTAQALVNAMVRADKWIQQAGGGDVIKVVPESYLLGDRAVYIDGFLASKQALSPDGSFPARGAETALRALASIDPKLDAKKVDLNAIYTNDFVKRANAKYPKG
- a CDS encoding transposase, which gives rise to MLIAVPPHNTSRTCPECGCVSADNRRAQAVFRCIECGREGHADHTGAINILARGHRVAACGEDVSRARPARAKRAASVKQEPAEATGSGVAPAMSAVGIPRL